From the Nostoc sp. PCC 7107 genome, the window CTATCGCTTTTTCAAAGTTCCTCTTAATATTAGCAAATTTCTAGAGTTCAGAAATGTTTGGTCATCAGTACAGATCTAGCCAATTCTTGCAATAAAAACCGAAACTCTAATTTCATATCCTTGAACTGATGCTATTTCTTACATCGTATTGTGACTAAAAGTACAATGCTCCAAACATAGAAAAATCATTTGCTTTTAATAGATAAGACATTTCTATCCTAGGACGGTCGTAGTATTAGTAAAGAAATGTAAAAATTAAGTCAAGATAAACTACGATATTTTCCCAAAAATATATTTAGATATGAGTCTAAATAGCCCATTGGACATTTCTCGCTTACTCTTAGCAACGTTTTCTACACGAATGTTTCGCTATTACGAGGATCGCATTCCTGATGATGCAAGTTTGTTAATAGTGAGCAATCATCGCAGCTTTATGGATGCGATGATTTTAATGTCAGCTTTATCAAGTCCGATTCGTTTTGCTTGCCATCACTATATGGGACAAGTCCCAATTTTGCGAGAGATTGTCACAGGACAATTAGGTTGTTTTCCTTTAGATATCAATCAAAACCGGCAGCAAAGCTTTTTTGTCCAATCACAGATGCTATTACAGTCTAAACAGATGGTAGGAGTGTTTCCGGAAGGGGCTGAACCAATGGTGCAATCGACTCCAGCATCTGTAGTTGGGGAATTTCAGCGGGGATTTGCCCATTTGGCTTTGCGTTCTGGCGTACCAGACTTAGCAATTTTACCAATTGCGATCGCCTCTTTAGAAGAAGTCAACACTACAGCTTTTCCCCTAAAAATTTTGAGTTTGTTCGACCCTTCTGAACCTTTATTTAATCAATATGGATGGCACCCATTAGTAATATATCAACGGGTGGCTATACTAATTGGTCGTCCTTATTGGATTACAAACGCTCATCAACACCAATATCATGGAAAACAAGCAAAAAATGTGGTCTCTGAGCTAACCGAACACTGCCACAGTGAAATTGCAAATTTACTCCAGCAAGGATGTTATTGATGTACAAACCAGCAGAAAAACATTAATCGCGGCAATTTTTTGCTATTTTTACTCTCTGGCTAATTGTAATTTGTTGCCTAGTTTTGATGTATCTTGCTAAATATTCTTTGATATTATCTGCTCATAAGATTGAGTTATCTTTATGAGAAATTTATCTTATATTTAAGTGAGTTTTTATTGGCTGAGTTATGATTTTAACAGAGTTTTGTCTGTGATACTGTAACGAATCTAGGAACCAATCGCCCAAATCAAAAGATAGTTATTGTGTGCAGTGTATGCAGGTAAATCTATCAAAATCGCCAAGGAAATCGAAATTGTAAAATGCCACAAGTTGAGCTAAAGCCGTGTTTTCTGACTCCGAAACGAGTCCAAGCAGAGTATCCATTGTTTGTTTATTTACCGGGAATGGATGGCACTGGTGAACTGTTGCGATCGCAAACATCTGGGTTAGAAGCTGGCTTTGATGTGCGCTGTTTGGCGATCCCCAGAAAAGACCTGACAACATGGGAAGAATTAACTAAAAATGTCTTGGACTTAATTCATGCAGAATTAGAGAAAAGTTCCCAAAGACCAGTTTATCTGTGTGGGGAATCATTCGGCGGCTGCTTGGCGATGAAAGTAGCCACCAAAGCGGCGCATTTGTTTAAACGCATAATTCTCATTAACCCAGCCTCAGCTTTTCGCCTGCGTCCATTTTTAGATTGGGCATCCCAGATAACATACTTAGTGCCAGAATCTTTTTATGATGTCGGCGCATTGGGATTATTACCGTTTCTGGCATCTTTAGAACGGATGACTAGAAGCGATCGCCACGAACTGCTAAAAACCATGCGTTCCGTACCATCAGCAACAGTTAACTGGCGGTTGGCTTTATTGAGAGAATTTGCAGTTGATGATAGCCACTTACGCCGCTTAACTCAACAAGTGTTGTTAATTGCTGGTGCAGGCGATCGGCTTTTACCTTCTGTAGACGAAGTGAAGCGGATAGCTAGTATATTACCTAATGCTGAAGTTTTGGTGCTGCCAGACAGTGGACATGCCTGTTTGCTAGAAAAAGATATCAATCTCTATGAAATTCTCAAAAACAATAACTTTTTAGAAACCAGGGATCATAAATTTTACAAATTACAAGTCAAAGAAGTAGGTTGAGCTTAAGTAGTTCGACAAAAATAAACTCCTTGTTCTCTCTACGCCTCCGGTGACTGAGTTTCGACTACGCGGTAGTTTAGCGTAGTCGAAGTATGCCCTTCTGTGTGAGATAAATTATGCCCCAAATACACCACAAACTTGTACTTGTTGGGAGATGCCAAGTCGCTCTAAATTTCGCTACAAACAGACTAGAGTGACTGGCAAAAAAATGACAGAACAACCCCAAAAAAAACCAGAAGTAGAAATCACCCATCAAACATTCGCCACAGAAAAATTATCCCTATTCGACTCTTTAGCCACCACTGGTAAAACATTTATCGATACAGCCTGGGGATTTGGCGTAGCCGCGACAAGACAAACACATCAATTATTTGGACAAGCTACTCAAACTACTGGAGAGATAGTCAATTATCTAAATCAAAATTGGCTAATTCGCAAACTATCAGGATTTTTAAATCTTAATTGGTTGATTGGTGCTAGTGAACACGTTGATTTAGACAAAGCCGCCGCCGCAGTCAAAAAACTCAAGCAACAGCATCCCCAAGAATCACCGAGCCAAATTTCTCACCGCATCATGCTAGAAACAGCCACAAAAGCTGGGGGAATTGGATTTGCCAGTAGTATTTTACCAGGGGTAGCAGCAGCTTTATTAGCAGTTGATTTAGCTGCAACAATGAAATTACAGTCAGAAATGCTATATCAAATTGCAGCGGCTTATGATCTAGATTTAAAAGATCCAGCCCGAAAAGGTGAGGTTTTAACAATTTTTGGTCTGGGTTTGGGTGGGAATCGACTGGTGAAAGCCGCCGGACTAGCCTTACTACGAAATGTGCCTTTTGCTGGTGCAGCGATCGCCACTAGTTCTAATGCTGCTTTAAGCTATTCTATAGGTTATGCCGCTTGTCGATTTTACGAAGCCAAACTAGATGAGTCCGTTTCTCTAACATCGCCAGACACTTTGGCAAACCTCAAAGCCGAAAGTGAAAATTACTTAGAAATGGCGATCGCTCAACAAGCAATCATGGATAAAATTCTAGTCCATATCATCCTTGCTAGTCATCCCGAAAAGACCTGGGAAAAAATCTTACCAGAATTACAGGCATTAAACCTCAGCCCCAACTCACTGAGTGCGATCGCCAACAATATCAAATCACCCCAACCTTTAGATACATTACTCAATCAACTCAACCGTGATTTTGCTATTCCTTTGTTGGCACAGTGCCAAAGAATTACTCAAATTGATCGTCAAACTACAGCAGTAGAACAAGAAATAATTAGTGCGATCGCCAATAAATTTGATATTGACTCGACTTCAGTGGTGTCAATAGTGAATACTTCTGATTCCAACACTAGCCTCTAGCTTCCAGTCCCTAGTACAACACAGCGGAAATAAAGATACCATTTCAAGTTAGTTAAAAGCTTGTGATATGAGGTTTTTTACTTTTTACTTCCACGTAGCGCTACTAGTCTCTATTCTTGTTCAATTTGCTCAGGATCAATACCCAATTCTCGGAGGCGTTGCTTTAATTGTTCTACTTGCTGTTCTGCTTGCTGTCGAGCTAAATTTTCGGCATCTACCCTTTGTTGCGTTTCTCGGAGTGCTTGTGCTAGTTCTGTCGGATTCAGGAGCTTTTCCCCTGTATCTTCTCGGTAAAAACCAATCAGTTCTCCTTCTACCTGCAACCGCAATCCTAGAGGTTCACTGCGATTGTCCGTAATCAACTCATATACATCTTGCCGTAACCGATAACCTTGTAACTGTCCCTGTACCCATTCGCCCTTGGGGTCAAATAACCAGTATTCTTTGACACCAAGTTGCTCGTACAAAATCTTCTTAAATTCTTGATCGTGATTTTTTGTTCCTGCCGAAGTCATTTCAAAAATCACCGATGGGACTTCCCCTTCTTCCCACACCTTATAATTATCTCGACCACCAGGGGCGACATTAAAAATCACCATCACATCTGGGGCAACTCGCAACTTGGGAAATCCTTGGGAATAGTAGAGAAACTGATTAGCGAGGACTGTTGCCTGTTGTCCTGCCAAATACTGGCGGAGAACTTCTAACGTCGCCAGTAATACACATAGATGGGCATAGCTTTCTGCCACAGGTTCACCATCAGAACTAGGATAGAACACTTCTGAGCGTTGGTTTGAAGATAAGGCTGAGGTCATAATCACGCCATACAGAAGGTTGGAATGTTTCAATTATAAAAGTCATTGGTCATTTGTCTTTTGTCATTGGTCAATAGCCAAAAGCTCAAGCTTGAAATAATCTTTCAGACTTCATACTTCCCTTCACACTTCAAAATTTTGAGCAATACTGGTACAAGAAGGAATCTTTAAACAAAATCCCAACATGGCAGCAATTCAACTCAATAATCAGCCTCTGCTGGAGTGGGCAGGCGATAGTTTGGCAATTGGATTATTTGAAGATGCAGTAGAGTTAACAGGTGAACTGGCGACTTTAAATGACAAGTTTGCTGGCATTTTAAAAGAAGTAATTGCCGAAGAAGAATTTACAGCCAAAGCCAACAGCACTGTCTTCACCCGTGTCAGTGGCGGTGGTGCAGTTAAAAAAATAATTTTAGTCGGCTTAGGAAAACCAGACGCGCTGAAAGCAGATAGTCTGCGGCGGGCGGCGGCGGCGGCGGCTAAGGTTGCCAAAAAACAAAAAACAAAAACTCTCGGATTTAGCTTTCCTTTGTGGAATAACGACCCAGATGCTACAGCCCAAGCGATCGCGGAAGGTGTACAGTTGGCGTTATACCAAGATGTGCGCTTTAAATCAGAACCAGACGATAAAGCTTCAAAGGTCGAAACAGTAGAATTGCTGGGTTTCGAGGGGCAAGAACCGGCAATTACCCGTGCAAATCAAATTGTATCCGGGGTAATTTTGGCGAGAGAGTTGGTTGCAGCCCCAGCCAACGCAGTTACGCCTATTACAATGGCAGAGACAGCCCAAGCGATCGCCAAAGACTACGGTTTACAACTACAAATACTCGAAAAAGAAGATTGTGAAAAGCTGGGTATGGGTGCTTTTTTGGGAGTTGCCCTAGCCTCTGACTTACCACCGAAATTCATTCACCTCACTTACAAGCCAGAAGGCACACCGACAAAAAAACTCGCCATTATTGGTAAAGGTTTAACCTTTGATTCTGGTGGATTAAATATTAAAGGTGCAGGTAGCGGCATCGAAACCATGAAAATTGATATGGGTGGTGCAGCGGCAACCTTGGGTGCGGCAAAAGCGATCGCTCAACTTAAACCTGATGCCGAAGTTCACTTTATCTCCGCCGTTACCGAAAACATGATTAGCGGTCGCGCCATGCACCCAGGCGACATCCTTACCGCCTCTAACGGCAAAACCATCGAAGTGAATAACACCGATGCTGAAGGGCGTTTAACCTTAGCTGACGCTTTGGTATATACAGATAAATTAGGCGTAGATGCGATCGTTGATTTAGCCACCCTCACAGGTGCTAACGTCATCGCTTTAGGTGAAGACATTGCAGGTTTATACACTCCTGATGATGCTTTAGCTGCTCAGATAGAAAACGCCTCTGCCACATCCGGCGAAAAAATTTGGCGAATGCCAATGGAAGAGAAGTATTTTGAAGGCTTGAAATCTGGCATTGCGGATATGAAAAACACCGGGCCACGTCCTGGTGGTTCTATCACCGCTGCCCTCTTTCTCAAGCAGTTCGTCAAAGATACCCCTTGGGCGCACTTAGATATTGCTGGGCCAGTATGGGCAGATAAAGAAAATGGCTACAATGGCTCCGGTGCAACAGGCTACGGTGTACGAATGTTAGTTGATTGGGTACTCAATCAATAAAAAGTTAAAACTCAAAAGTAAAAAGGCAAAATAATCTTTGTTTTACTTTTGCCCTTCGGGTTCGCCAGTCGCTCATGGGGGGAACCCCCAAGACCGCGCTGGCTCACCTTTTTACTTTTAACTTATCGCGTGTTATCTTGGGCTTGCCGCCAAAATCAAGTTGCAATAGTAACAACAGTAATTTGGCAGTTAGAAAGTTACGGTTTTTTAACAAAGCCAATCTGGTAAAATTTGTAAGGTTTCTAGAAGCTCTGAGCAATGGGATCGACTTGCGCACGGATAGCAATTGACGCGATGGGGGGGGATCATGCACCTAAAGAAATCGTTGCTGGTGCATTACGCGCCAGTGAAGAATTGGGTGTAAAAGTCTTGTTGGTAGGTGATCCCCAACAAATTAAAGCTGTCATGCCGCCAAAAACTACTTTGGAGAGGGTGGAGATAGTTCCTGCTGAAGAAGCGATCGCTATGGATGAGGAGCCTTTAAATGCCGTTAGACGCAAACGCAAGGCTTCAATCAATGTAGCGATGGATTTGGTAAAAAATCAGCAGGCGGATGCTGTATTTTCTGCTGGACACTCTGGGGCAGCTATGGCAGCAGCATTGCTGCGCTTAGGAAGATTGCCAGGAATTGATCGCCCAGCAATTGGCACGGTTTTCCCGACGATTATGGCTGGCAAGCCAGTGTTGATACTGGATGTGGGCGCAAATGTAGACTGCCGTCCTAAGTTTTTAGAGCAGTTTGCTGTCATGGGTTCGATTTACAGCCAATATGTTTTGGGTACAAACACACCCAAAGTCGGGTTATTGAATATTGGCGAAGAAGATACTAAAGGTAATGAGCAAGCGCTCCGCGCCCACGAGCTACTGCGAGAAAATTCTCATATTAATTTTGTTGGTAATGCCGAAGGGCGTGATGTCCTTTCTGGTGAATTTGATGTGATTGTCTGCGATGGTTTTGTGGGTAATGTGTTACTAAAATTTGCCGAATCTCTGGGAGGAGTAATTCTGCAAATTCTCCGAGAAGAACTGCCACAAGGATTGCACGGTCAAATTGGCACAGCACTGTTAAAACCAAATCTCAAGCGAATTAAGCAGCGCATGGATCATGCGGAGCATGGAGGTGCTTTACTGTTAGGTGTGGCTGGAGTTTGTTTCATCGGCCACGGCAGTTCGCAAGCACCTTCAATTTTTAGTGCAATACGGATGGCCAAAGAAGCAGTAGATAATCAGGTACTAGAAAGGCTTCATTCCCAATACGAAATCCTACAGCGTGATAGCGGTTAGTAATGGGTTAGTTGTCATGCGTCATTTGTTCTTTGTTGTGGCAAAACAG encodes:
- a CDS encoding 1-acyl-sn-glycerol-3-phosphate acyltransferase, which gives rise to MSLNSPLDISRLLLATFSTRMFRYYEDRIPDDASLLIVSNHRSFMDAMILMSALSSPIRFACHHYMGQVPILREIVTGQLGCFPLDINQNRQQSFFVQSQMLLQSKQMVGVFPEGAEPMVQSTPASVVGEFQRGFAHLALRSGVPDLAILPIAIASLEEVNTTAFPLKILSLFDPSEPLFNQYGWHPLVIYQRVAILIGRPYWITNAHQHQYHGKQAKNVVSELTEHCHSEIANLLQQGCY
- the plsX gene encoding phosphate acyltransferase PlsX produces the protein MGSTCARIAIDAMGGDHAPKEIVAGALRASEELGVKVLLVGDPQQIKAVMPPKTTLERVEIVPAEEAIAMDEEPLNAVRRKRKASINVAMDLVKNQQADAVFSAGHSGAAMAAALLRLGRLPGIDRPAIGTVFPTIMAGKPVLILDVGANVDCRPKFLEQFAVMGSIYSQYVLGTNTPKVGLLNIGEEDTKGNEQALRAHELLRENSHINFVGNAEGRDVLSGEFDVIVCDGFVGNVLLKFAESLGGVILQILREELPQGLHGQIGTALLKPNLKRIKQRMDHAEHGGALLLGVAGVCFIGHGSSQAPSIFSAIRMAKEAVDNQVLERLHSQYEILQRDSG
- a CDS encoding leucyl aminopeptidase, which produces MAAIQLNNQPLLEWAGDSLAIGLFEDAVELTGELATLNDKFAGILKEVIAEEEFTAKANSTVFTRVSGGGAVKKIILVGLGKPDALKADSLRRAAAAAAKVAKKQKTKTLGFSFPLWNNDPDATAQAIAEGVQLALYQDVRFKSEPDDKASKVETVELLGFEGQEPAITRANQIVSGVILARELVAAPANAVTPITMAETAQAIAKDYGLQLQILEKEDCEKLGMGAFLGVALASDLPPKFIHLTYKPEGTPTKKLAIIGKGLTFDSGGLNIKGAGSGIETMKIDMGGAAATLGAAKAIAQLKPDAEVHFISAVTENMISGRAMHPGDILTASNGKTIEVNNTDAEGRLTLADALVYTDKLGVDAIVDLATLTGANVIALGEDIAGLYTPDDALAAQIENASATSGEKIWRMPMEEKYFEGLKSGIADMKNTGPRPGGSITAALFLKQFVKDTPWAHLDIAGPVWADKENGYNGSGATGYGVRMLVDWVLNQ
- a CDS encoding alpha/beta fold hydrolase; its protein translation is MPQVELKPCFLTPKRVQAEYPLFVYLPGMDGTGELLRSQTSGLEAGFDVRCLAIPRKDLTTWEELTKNVLDLIHAELEKSSQRPVYLCGESFGGCLAMKVATKAAHLFKRIILINPASAFRLRPFLDWASQITYLVPESFYDVGALGLLPFLASLERMTRSDRHELLKTMRSVPSATVNWRLALLREFAVDDSHLRRLTQQVLLIAGAGDRLLPSVDEVKRIASILPNAEVLVLPDSGHACLLEKDINLYEILKNNNFLETRDHKFYKLQVKEVG
- a CDS encoding Uma2 family endonuclease — encoded protein: MTSALSSNQRSEVFYPSSDGEPVAESYAHLCVLLATLEVLRQYLAGQQATVLANQFLYYSQGFPKLRVAPDVMVIFNVAPGGRDNYKVWEEGEVPSVIFEMTSAGTKNHDQEFKKILYEQLGVKEYWLFDPKGEWVQGQLQGYRLRQDVYELITDNRSEPLGLRLQVEGELIGFYREDTGEKLLNPTELAQALRETQQRVDAENLARQQAEQQVEQLKQRLRELGIDPEQIEQE